CAATAACCTCAAAATAAGAACCGGATATGGTGTAACCGGTAACCAGGCCATCAATCCTTATCAAACCCTTACAGCCTATCAAAATGTTACCACTACGCTGACTCCCGGTAGTGTAACACCGGGCATTATTCTGGGTAATCCGGGAAATCCGGATCTGAAATGGGAAACCACCAAACAATGGGATATCGGACTGGATGCAGATATGTTCGACAACCGGTTATCTTTTACAGCAGACTATTACAATAAAAACACGAGCAATCTCCTGCTTCCCGTGCCCATTCCCAATTACCTGGGCGGTGGCAGTGTATTATCGAACGTAGGCAAGGTAAACAACAAGGGGATTGAGCTTTCCATATCAGGAGATATCATCCGCCATACCGGCATGACCTGGAACAGTGCCTTCAATTTATCGTTCCTCCGTAACAAGGTAATATCCCTTTACTCCGATAAGAACATCCCATCCGGTACCAATGTGGGGGCAGGACTTTCACCACAGCCGGAATTCATGATTATTCCCGGACAGCCACTGGGTACTTATTGGGGGCTTACCTACCTCGGTACCTGGAAGCCTGACGAAGCCGCAGCTGCAGCAGCATACGGAAATGTTCCAGGCGACTCGAAGTACCAGGATCTTGATGGGAATAAAGTCATCGATGGCAGCGACTATCACATCATCGGGCACGGGCTCCCCAGGTATTCGTGGGGCTGGAACAATACATTTACCTGGAAAGGTTTTACACTGAATGTTTTCGTACAGTCGCTGGGCGGATACGACAAACTGGATTACACCTATGCAGCTGGTATTACCGCCAATTCAGATATGCGGCAGGCAACTATTTCCGATATCAAAAACAGGTATATCCCCGGAAAGAACGAAACATCCGATATTCCGGCGTTCAGTAAAACCAATAAGAATTATATGCTCAGTACCCGTTTCCTGGAAGACGGCACATTTATCAGGTTTAAAAACATCAGCCTTAGCTATCAATTACCTGAGTCATTGGTAAAACAGGCAAAGATCACGGTATATGTGCGGGCTGCCAATCTCTTTACTATTACCAGGTATAAAGGACTGGATCCTGAAACTAACAGCGTAGCCACCGGCGCAGGAAGCGATGTAAACCAAAGCATCGACTATGGCTCCTATCCCAATGCGAAAACGATTACCGGGGGCGTAAAAATTGGTTTCTAAAACAACCCAAAACACATTCAAATGAAAAAGATCATATATCTGCTATTGTTGGTATCGCTTAGCTCAGCGTGTAACAAAGAACTTACTGAAAACCCCAATGGCCAGCTGGTGGGCGATGATGCCCTGCGTACCATCGAGGGATTACAAACAGCGTTGACAGGCGCCTATCAACCTTTAAAAAACGGCTATACGTCGGGCTTTGCCACCGCTGCGCTGGATGCCGTATTGATGGGGTCCGATGATCTGACCACGCATCCAGCCAGTAATAAACAGGAGTTAAGGGAGATGGATCAATTCGCAGTTAATTCCACCAACGGCCGTATCAACGTTATCTGGCTGGGCTGCTATAAGTCTATCCAGAACGCCAATAATATCATCGCTAATTATGAAAAGGCAGGTACTTCCGATAACATCAAACAGATTGGCGGGGAAGCCTATTTTTTGAGAGCATTCTCTTATTTCTGGCTGGTGCGGCTATGGGGCAACATTCCATTGATTACCACATCGAAGTATAGTCCCGATTTGCTGACAGTGAAAAAGAGCAGCCCGGCGCAGGTGTATGCATTGATTGAAGCAGACCTGAAAAAAGCAGAAACGCTTATGGGTAACAGCAAGCCGGCAGCCGGAAGAGCAAGTGCAGGTACAGCCAAAGCATTGCTGGCAGAAGTATACCTGACCGAAGCAGGGTATCCGCTTAAAGATGCTTCCAAATATGCGCTGGCGGCGGCTAAAGCCAAAGAAGTGATCGATAACAAAGCTGCTTATGGCTTTGATCTTGTTCCTGATTTCGGCAGCTTATGGACAGGTACCCCTGCCAGTAATAATACACCGGAAGATGTATTTGCGCTGCAGTTCTGCAATAGCTGCGGTAACCCGAGCACCCTGTATGGAAAATCAAGTATGCCGGGAGATGAAGCCGGATGGGACGATTATTTCTGTGAAATTACTTTCTTCAATAATTTTCCTGCAGGAAAAAGAAAAGATGTAACTTTTTATACCGTCTTTAAAACCAGCGCCGGAAATATCAACTGGCAAAATGGCCAGACAAAACATCCTTATTATAATAAGTTCAGGGTAAACACGCCTACGCCCGGTTTCCTTACCTCCGCCAGCGATCTTTCTGTAAAACTGTTGCGTTATGCACAGGTATTACTTACTTATGCGGAAGCCCAGGCACGCTCTACCGGCGCTCCTTCAGTGGATGCATACAATGCAGTAAACAAGATACGGGAACGCGCAGGGCTCAGCGATCTGCCGGCAGGGTTATCAGGCGATGTATTTGCCACTGCTGTCGTGAATGAACGTGGTTGGGAATTTGCCGGAGAGTACACCCGGTGGTTCGACCTCCAACGACTGGAACTCGTGGAATCCGCCAATTCCAACAAAGCGCCGGACGATTTGAAACCACTGAATGCCATTACCAAAGACCGGTACTGGTTACCCATCCCTTACAACGACCAACAGATCAATACTGGCTTATAGCAAAGAAAACGGCCTGACATCCATTTTTTACCTTATAAAACCTTCAACATGAAAAAGAGCACATCCCTGTTTTTAATGGCATGCACTTGCTTGGCTTCCTGTGCAAAACAAACGGACCTGGAAAAGCTGAACCGGGGGAAATCCGCGGTAGCTGGGGCGGTGGGTACCGTCTACTATGTAGATCCCAATGGCAGCGATAGCAACTCCGGTACCAGCACCAGCACTGCCTGGCAAACCCTGGCGAAAGTTAACGCTGTAACATTTGCTCCCGGCGATCAGATCCTGTTGCTGAGTGGTGGTGTATGGAACGATACTTTACATCCCAAAGGATCAGGAAGTGCGGGCGCCCCTATCATTATTGATACATATGGCGGCACTGCCCGTCCTGTTATCAATGGCGGAGGAAAAGTGAATGGCTCCAATACCCTGTTGTTAGACAGAGTATCATACTGGACAGTGAACAACCTGGAAATAACGAATACGGTGCCCACCAGCGTGACCTATGCTGCCACGGGGATACGCGTGAACGGCGGCAGTGCTGCTACAGATCCTTTCAATTCCAATATTACCATTACCAATTGCTATGTGCATGACGTAAATGCAGCAACGGTTAAACAAACCAACTACGCCAAAGGAACAGGTGGTATTATCGTTAACGGAAAACTAACTGATGTACTCGTACAAAGCTGCCATATAGCCAATTGCTCCGTAGAAGGCATGCGTACTACAGGTGCTACCGACATGGCGAACAGGCTAAAAAATATTGTATTCGACAATAACCTTATTGAAAATATCTACGGCGATGGGATTGTCATGTCGTCAGTCAGCAGCGGCAGTAAAGTTACCAACAACACTGTTTACAATGCCTGTATGACTATGGATGCAAATTTTGCCGGTATATGGACAGTGGCCAGTAACAATACGCTTGTTGCTCACAACGAAGTATATGGAATGAAAGGTGGCGGCGCCAACGATGGGGAAGCGTTCGATGCAGATGGCTGGACAACTCCTACTGCAGCGGATGGTGATATTTTTGAGTATAACTATTCTCACGACAACAATGGTGGATTTATGTTGTTTATGGGATACTCCAATAACATCACAGTAAGATATAACGTGAGTGTTAACGATGTTGGAACATTAGGAGGATACACCAAGAAATTGTTCTGGATTGAAAATACAGCTAACAACAACCGGCAGATATACAACAATGTATTTTACATAAAAAATCCGGCGAACGAGCTGTTTAATGTTAGTGGTGGCTCCGGCCAGCCTGTTGCCACTTTCTCCAACAATATCTTTTATACTACATCAACAGTGAGCAATGCGTCAAATATAACACCCGTGGCCAGTATGAAGTTTTATAACAACTGTTTATATCCGTCTGCCACCTTCTCTTCACTGAACTGGGGAGCCGCTGTTCGCAGCAACAACTTCTATGCGAATCCATACTTTATAAATCCGGCATCCGGAACCGGCGTCGGCGTGGCGAATGGATATAATATTGCCGACACTTCCCGTTGCCGTAATGCCGGTATAGTTATGAGCAACAATGGCGGCATTGATTTCTCGGGAAATACGTTACCTGCCAGCAGTCCGGATGTGGGCGCCTTTCAACACGCCGTTATATCACAGGCCGGCAGCACACTTGCCGATGCCTATGTGCGTGATGGGAGCTATGCCGGCATAAATTATGGCACCGACACCCTGTTGATAGTTAAATCGGATGCAGTTTCCTATGCGCGTAAATCTTACCTGAAGTTTAATTTCACACAGGTAGGGTCGCCGAATGTAAGTGCAGCAAACCTTAGCATGTATTGCATTGGCGCCGGCACAACCAATACCATCAATATTTACAGCACCACTACCAAAAGCTGGGTCGAGAACGCTATTACCTGGAACAACGCCCCAATGGACACAACACTCGTTGGACAGGTAACCGTAACCGGTGCGGGATGGTATAACATGGATGTAACCAGCGCAGTAAACAGGGAGCTACAGGCTGGCAGCAAAGTGGTATCGCTGTTGCTCATGAATACAGGGCCTTTTAACTCAAACGGATATACGTCGTTTTACAGCAGGGAAACTGCTGTAAATAAGCCTGTTCTACAGCTCCAATATTGACTTGTTATTAATAATAACTTTCATCAAAAAGTTGTTTGTCTGCCTGTTAACAGGCAGACAAACAACCACACGCCCCGGTATAGCTCAACACCACTATCAATAGCTTTGGATCAGTAAATACATACAATGAAAAGAAAGTACTTCATCACCCTCGCCGCCTGTTTTATTACGCTATTCAGCTACGCTGGCGACGCTCCGAGGTTATATCTAAATCTGAACAGCGACTGGAGCTTCCATTTTGCATACGATATCCGGAAAAACGCACCACTAGAGCAGGTTACACTGCCGCATACCTGGAACACCAAAGATATTTTCAACGGACAGTTACATTACTATCGCGGCACAGGAATTTACAACCGCAAGCTGGCTTATCATCCTGAATGGAAAGACAAAAGAGTATTCCTTTATTTTGAAGGCGCCAATTCGGTAGCAGATGTACTCGTGAACAACAAATTTGTCACAGAACATAAAGGTGGCTATACCGCATTTTGTGCAGAGATTACTTCCTATCTTACAAGCGGAACAAACAATTCGATCACCGTGCAAGTCAGCAATGCAGCACGAATGGATGTACTCCCGCTCTCCGGCGATTTCAACGTATTCGGTGGATTGCATCGTCCTGTATGGTTGATTGTTACCAATAAAAACTGCATCACCCCACTCGATTACGCATCGCCGGGGGTGTATATCAGTCAACATAAATCAACTGCTGCCGAGGCTTCGGTGAATATACTCACTAAACTGTCGCTGAGCGCTCCTGCTCAGCAGCTGGAAGCACGTACCATTGTAAAAGATGCAGCACAACATGAAGTAGCAAGAGAACAAACCGCCATTACAGCCGGTGATTCGCTCGTACAGCAAGCACTCACTATCAGCAGGCCACATCTGTGGAATGGGAGAGCCGATCCCTATCTTTACCAGGTAACGGTGCAGTTATTCCAAAACAACCAGCTGATTGATGAAATCACACAACCATTGGGATTACGTTCCTTTGAGGTAAATGCCAATACCGGATTTATGCTCAACGGCCGCCACTTCGACCTGTATGGTTTTGGATTACATGAAGATGTAGATGGGCGGGGTTCCGCACTGCTGAAAAGCGATCATGAAAAAGATATGGCACTGATCGTAGAATCAGGAGCTACAGCGATGCGACTGACCCATTATCCGCATTTAAATTATTTCTACGAACTGGCAGACAAGAACGGTATTATTCTGTGGACAGAAATTCCTCTGGTGGGCCCCGGTGGCTATACAGGCACTGGTTTTGTTGACGATCCGGAATTAAAAGCCCATGCCCGGCAGCTACTCACAGAAATGATACGGCAACAATACAATCATCCATCCATTGTTTTCTGGGGTTTGTTCAATGAACTGAAACTGGATTACGATGATCCGATTCCATTCTTAACGGAGCTCCGGCAAATTGCAAAAAAGGAAGATCCTTCAAGAATCATTACCTGCGCTACTTTCATTGACTCAGATCATTTCAATACCGTCAGCGATGCTATCGCCTGGAATAAATACTATGGATGGTACGGAGGTACCTTTAAAGACATGGGCACCTGGGCAGACGACATGCACAGGAAGTTTCCGGAAAAACCCATCGGCGTGAGCGAATATGGCGCCGGCGCTAATATTCATCAACATCAGGAGATACAGAAAGCTCCCATCGCCGACGGCGATTTCCATCCGGAAGAATGGCAGACAGCCTATCATGAGGCAACCTGGGCAGCATTGGCAGCGCGGCCTTTTATCTGGGGGAAATTTGCCTGGGCACTGGCCGATTTCAGTTCATCTATCCGGAATGAAGGCGGAATCGGCGGGCTCAATGATAAAGGCCTCGTTACCTACGACCGGCGTGTAAAAAAAGATGCTTATTATTTTTATAAAGCAAACTGGAGCCAGGAACCCATGCTTTATTTAACAGAAAAGCGTTCGGTTAACAGAAAGCAGGTGGCAACAGCTGTTAAAGCCTATACCAACCTGCGTAATGCATCTCTCTATATCAACAACAAAAACATGGGAACAGCCAACCGTGATTCTATTGGCCGGGTCATCTGGGAACATGTTACGCTGCAGCCAGGTAAAAATATTATTACGGTAAAGGCTACACGCAATGGAAAAGTATTACAGGACAGCTGCGTATGGAATGTTGAAAATACCACGCCCGACGGGCACTGACGATAATATTCTCTGATTACTCTAAAACAATGATTTATGAAAACTGCAAAAATCTTATTGTTTTCCGCTGCCGCCATCACTGCGGTGATGGCCTGTCAGAAAAACACCGTGCTGGATAAGCCCTCGGGTAAATCGACCGCTGTAGTTGATTCTACCGATGTCGACAAATTACTGGCTAACTACAAACTGGTATGGAACGATGAGTTCAACGGTACCATAATGGATACCAGTAAATGGAGCTACCGGGCAAAC
The genomic region above belongs to Chitinophaga sp. 180180018-3 and contains:
- a CDS encoding RagB/SusD family nutrient uptake outer membrane protein, which gives rise to MKKIIYLLLLVSLSSACNKELTENPNGQLVGDDALRTIEGLQTALTGAYQPLKNGYTSGFATAALDAVLMGSDDLTTHPASNKQELREMDQFAVNSTNGRINVIWLGCYKSIQNANNIIANYEKAGTSDNIKQIGGEAYFLRAFSYFWLVRLWGNIPLITTSKYSPDLLTVKKSSPAQVYALIEADLKKAETLMGNSKPAAGRASAGTAKALLAEVYLTEAGYPLKDASKYALAAAKAKEVIDNKAAYGFDLVPDFGSLWTGTPASNNTPEDVFALQFCNSCGNPSTLYGKSSMPGDEAGWDDYFCEITFFNNFPAGKRKDVTFYTVFKTSAGNINWQNGQTKHPYYNKFRVNTPTPGFLTSASDLSVKLLRYAQVLLTYAEAQARSTGAPSVDAYNAVNKIRERAGLSDLPAGLSGDVFATAVVNERGWEFAGEYTRWFDLQRLELVESANSNKAPDDLKPLNAITKDRYWLPIPYNDQQINTGL
- a CDS encoding DNRLRE domain-containing protein → MKKSTSLFLMACTCLASCAKQTDLEKLNRGKSAVAGAVGTVYYVDPNGSDSNSGTSTSTAWQTLAKVNAVTFAPGDQILLLSGGVWNDTLHPKGSGSAGAPIIIDTYGGTARPVINGGGKVNGSNTLLLDRVSYWTVNNLEITNTVPTSVTYAATGIRVNGGSAATDPFNSNITITNCYVHDVNAATVKQTNYAKGTGGIIVNGKLTDVLVQSCHIANCSVEGMRTTGATDMANRLKNIVFDNNLIENIYGDGIVMSSVSSGSKVTNNTVYNACMTMDANFAGIWTVASNNTLVAHNEVYGMKGGGANDGEAFDADGWTTPTAADGDIFEYNYSHDNNGGFMLFMGYSNNITVRYNVSVNDVGTLGGYTKKLFWIENTANNNRQIYNNVFYIKNPANELFNVSGGSGQPVATFSNNIFYTTSTVSNASNITPVASMKFYNNCLYPSATFSSLNWGAAVRSNNFYANPYFINPASGTGVGVANGYNIADTSRCRNAGIVMSNNGGIDFSGNTLPASSPDVGAFQHAVISQAGSTLADAYVRDGSYAGINYGTDTLLIVKSDAVSYARKSYLKFNFTQVGSPNVSAANLSMYCIGAGTTNTINIYSTTTKSWVENAITWNNAPMDTTLVGQVTVTGAGWYNMDVTSAVNRELQAGSKVVSLLLMNTGPFNSNGYTSFYSRETAVNKPVLQLQY
- a CDS encoding glycoside hydrolase family 2 TIM barrel-domain containing protein — its product is MKRKYFITLAACFITLFSYAGDAPRLYLNLNSDWSFHFAYDIRKNAPLEQVTLPHTWNTKDIFNGQLHYYRGTGIYNRKLAYHPEWKDKRVFLYFEGANSVADVLVNNKFVTEHKGGYTAFCAEITSYLTSGTNNSITVQVSNAARMDVLPLSGDFNVFGGLHRPVWLIVTNKNCITPLDYASPGVYISQHKSTAAEASVNILTKLSLSAPAQQLEARTIVKDAAQHEVAREQTAITAGDSLVQQALTISRPHLWNGRADPYLYQVTVQLFQNNQLIDEITQPLGLRSFEVNANTGFMLNGRHFDLYGFGLHEDVDGRGSALLKSDHEKDMALIVESGATAMRLTHYPHLNYFYELADKNGIILWTEIPLVGPGGYTGTGFVDDPELKAHARQLLTEMIRQQYNHPSIVFWGLFNELKLDYDDPIPFLTELRQIAKKEDPSRIITCATFIDSDHFNTVSDAIAWNKYYGWYGGTFKDMGTWADDMHRKFPEKPIGVSEYGAGANIHQHQEIQKAPIADGDFHPEEWQTAYHEATWAALAARPFIWGKFAWALADFSSSIRNEGGIGGLNDKGLVTYDRRVKKDAYYFYKANWSQEPMLYLTEKRSVNRKQVATAVKAYTNLRNASLYINNKNMGTANRDSIGRVIWEHVTLQPGKNIITVKATRNGKVLQDSCVWNVENTTPDGH